TTCTTCAGTGCCTTGGCGAGGCCATGGAAAGCTCTGGCCTTCTCTCTCATTTTGGTGATTACGTTGTCTGTGAAGTACCACTCGGGTGTGTATGACATGGCACATGTATTTTCTACTAACGGGAATGCATTTATGGATTTTAATTCACACAATTTAAATGCATCAGTGTACTCAGCCAACTCCTTAAGGTAGCGATCATTACTTTCCAGAGAGGTGAAAACATAGCAAAGAACATGATCTACACCTGGTGCAAGAACCTCTCTATCCAGTGCTGACTGATTTGGGACCATCTTTATCTTTGTCTCTAtctccattttttccccctccatcaTCTCTACACAGGACTTGATGatattgatctctctctctttattatTCAGCCATTTGCTTAACTTTTCGTGACTGAATGGtgacttttctctgttttcaaaGAGTAGTTCCTCAGCTTCTTTACCTTCTCCAGTGTGTCCCAGAAGGTTATCTTCCAACATCTTCTGGAGTTTAGATTGGTAATAAGTGCATGTTTTTTGAAAACACTTCAATTCTTTCTGAATGGGTGGACAATTCCCTACCACTCTGTCTTCCAGAAAATCATTGCATCTCATTTCCATCTGCCTCAGATCTTCTACAGCTTCTTGAGCTTTTCTTAACACTCCAACAGTGATCTCACAATTCAGCTTTGGAGCTTTGGAATCAAGATTTGTCAGAGGCATCAGCCAGACCCTCAGTGGAACAGCATTGTCTACATTGCTGTGAAACAACTGTGGAAGTTTTGCATAGGCACTCACTGCCTCCTGAAATGTTGTGGGATTGTGTTGGAGAAGAATGTCTCCATAGAATTTGCAAGAGAATTTTTCTGTCAGGCTTTTTTCTTCTGGAGTCAGATTGACGCCAACTTCCCCATGAACACTACATGTAGGAATCTTCCTGATCACAGCTCCCATCTTTCCATGGTAGTCATGAACACTGTCAGAGTCTAACctctcactgtcaaacacaaagaaagcattTGCCCCATAAAGGATGCCTACTACAACATGGGTTGCCAAGCCTGTCTCAATAACTTCTGGTAGTTGGATGTTATTGATTTCATCTGGAGTCATTGACAATTGTTTGTAGTGAGTGGTAGCTTTGTACTGAAGTATTACTCTGCTCTGATTCTTGAATGTTTTATAATCATACAGATACTTGGCAGATCCTGAAACATCAACCAGTCCAAACAAGAAACTGACACCAAGAGATGCCTCAACACCCAAAGAGTTAGACTTGTCCTCAGCAGAATCAGATGAAGTAATTTGAAATTCACTGCCGAGCTGAGGGATCTCACATGTTTTTTCTCGTAGAGTTTTATCATCCCACAATGTGGTGCctatagaaaatgaaaaatatcaccaattgaaaaataaaaaaacaatttgaCATATAATTGTCCATCAAGTAGCACATAGATTCCCTTAAAAATTTTCAATTTGAAAGACAACATTATAAATGACAAGCCTACCTTCTGGAAAAATATGGGAATTAATTTCATGCACCACATATTCAATATTCAAGTGACTGACATGGAAGAAATGGATATAAGGCCAAAAATCGAGGAACAAGTGCAGCCTGTAACTTAACATAGTAAAGCTTAACAGTCCAATATGGTCCCATCTGACATTGTTTtaagtatatatatgtatgtatactgACCAAATCGTACTGTTAAGTTGTACTATGTGACATGATTGATTGTGTTTTGTACCTAGACTGGTGCCATGTTGGGTCTAAAATGTCACTTTCACTCAGAGTAAAAATCACATAGCTACAGTGAAGAGCTTAATTGAGATAACATACTGCTCCACAGAGTGGGATAAGATGAATTTACAACCTTGCAGTTGTTAAGGGTAAAAATAAGCTCAGTGTTTAGAAGTgaagtcactttttttttcttacctggGATCAGTTTATTTCTCTGAGCATCATACAGCATCCCTAAGGTGAAAGGTCGACCCAGAGCTGCAATTGTCTTGTAATCTGAAGCCATGTCTCCGACCTGAGGGAAAACATCCAATAAAGTGGGTCAAGCAATTCCTCAACTCTGCTATACTGCAACCAGAAAGGAAGATAAAGACACATTTCCCAGTCAAAACTGTGAAGACAATTATCTGAATAGCTCTACAGTACATGACCTAATTTAAGTAACGGCACAaataaatctctctctcacctggTGCAGTTGTGTAGATCATCTGATTTCTATGTGAATCTTCTTGACTTTGAACTGGAGCTTCCAGTCTGATGTTGCTGATGTTACATGGTGACTTATATCCTGTTGGATGTTCAGGCCCTCTGACTCCTCCTACAACATGTAATCTGTTGGGCTGTAACTGACagttattatcattaattataaagctatttattattgtaatgactgattgactgacagCTTTCAGACTCAACATTTCCATGGTGATAGCTTCTTAAGACTTTAAAAGTGGCTTTTGTTTCATTAGAATCATTGACATATTTCTTACATACTCTTAAACACCTACTACATTCTGGTTTTGCTCAGACATGTGAAGACTGGAATATGATACCAGTGTCACAGACTTTTGTTATCTGTTGATTCCTTAGAATTTCTGTTTTaactgagtgtgtttatgtgttgtgcAACTGTATGGGTGTGAACTGGAAAATAATCAGATGTCCAAACcgtgaattaaaaaaaaaacaaaaaacaaaaagttcagGGATTTTGCTGCAAGCCAGATCACTGAAATCAATAAACCTTAAGATAAACCTGAAGactgatgacattttattcCACACCATGTAAGTTGTTGATGTGTTGTGAGGTATTATTATTACCTAAAATATGTTTAGTTTAATTTTCTCATGAATTATtgttacagacagacaaacagttaCAGCACCTGTTGTCTTGCTGGACGCATTACTCTtcatgaaaaggaaaaaaaaaaaaaaaaatcaccataaGACTGTAAAGGAAACAGGTTCCCACATGTGAACAATACGTCCACAAAGAACCATGAATGCTAGagtaaacactgtaaaatccTGATGCTTTAAGCCATCCTTATGTTCTATGGCTTTACCTCGCTTATTGTATTTCTGCACTATAaaagtatagtatagtatatatgATTACCAATATAGTGGCTTTCTACTTCTTGtcaaagtgtaaaaaaagaaaagagaaatccTACCATTTTCTACCATTCATACAGAACCATAATATAGAACCGTAAAAAACTGGATAATATTTGGGCAACATTTCAAGTCATTTTGTTGACAGCTCCAAAAATCTCCCATGAAATTCAGTGGAAGAGTACGCCTCTACCAAAACAGGTTTAACAGTGTTGTAAAAAGTTGTCATGTAAAAAGTTCGAtgacaaaaagccaaacatACCAGCACTGCAGGTCTAGTGatttggaaataaaatgataatcTTGTTGGCAGCAAACAGACTTCATGAGCTGTTATCACACTATCATTCACCTCTGTTCCCCATAGCACCGCTGTCTTCACTCTCCTCCCCCTCAGATATATTCTTCTCTCTTATTTCCATTTGTCCATATTTTTGCAAATGatcattttcttcctcctctttgttcCATTCAGCTACATGCTGTGCATGCATTGTCAACTTGGTGAAGATGTTTTCTTAATTGattgtgtgttgtctgtttgcattcattttctTAAGCTGCAGTGTGCTGAGCTCTCAGGGCCACCGTAGTGAACGCCACCGGGcaacttttattattttccttctctgtgGTCCAGATGGCACACAAAGTTTCTTTTCTGTGGGCAGAGGATGTGTGTTAATTATACTGCAACATCAGAACactttattattaataataatattaaatattaatactactaataatcatttttatttttggtgagTTGTTTAAGTAAGTTTAATTTATATTAGTATTTTACACTTGCCTTTAAAGTCCTTTTATTCTATCAatcaaaatgtttgatttttctcttccaaatgaaacatggggaaaaaatgtgcGCTGGCAATTTCCATTGGATAAAGCACAAAATCAGCAGTTGTCTTTCTGTAAGTTTGATTCAAGCATTTGCAAACAGACCAATAGCACTTTCAAGCATGCAGAAGTGAGCTTAAATACAGTTCTGTGAGACACACTATTTACCAAGGTTACAGACTGCTTTATACATGTCGCCTGTGGGGGCAATGTC
This portion of the Lates calcarifer isolate ASB-BC8 unplaced genomic scaffold, TLL_Latcal_v3 _unitig_208_quiver_1329, whole genome shotgun sequence genome encodes:
- the LOC108892152 gene encoding stonustoxin subunit beta-like; the protein is MASDYKTIAALGRPFTLGMLYDAQRNKLIPGTTLWDDKTLREKTCEIPQLGSEFQITSSDSAEDKSNSLGVEASLGVSFLFGLVDVSGSAKYLYDYKTFKNQSRVILQYKATTHYKQLSMTPDEINNIQLPEVIETGLATHVVVGILYGANAFFVFDSERLDSDSVHDYHGKMGAVIRKIPTCSVHGEVGVNLTPEEKSLTEKFSCKFYGDILLQHNPTTFQEAVSAYAKLPQLFHSNVDNAVPLRVWLMPLTNLDSKAPKLNCEITVGVLRKAQEAVEDLRQMEMRCNDFLEDRVVGNCPPIQKELKCFQKTCTYYQSKLQKMLEDNLLGHTGEGKEAEELLFENREKSPFSHEKLSKWLNNKEREINIIKSCVEMMEGEKMEIETKIKMVPNQSALDREVLAPGVDHVLCYVFTSLESNDRYLKELAEYTDAFKLCELKSINAFPLVENTCAMSYTPEWYFTDNVITKMREKARAFHGLAKALKNNSRFSFCVAAIANKDHRGATIYHYKDGILVTDHFSAPEISDPESINDRNALIWYTCELTLNPDTVNGYLTLSDDNKEVTHGDWQKYSDLPERFDKCLQVLCKEGLTGRHYWEIEWSGGYDAVVGVAVTYKGICRKGDNALSNFEKNSTSWFFGKNDKEFTVSDTLKNDQSIPLPPAGCKRLGVYLDWPEGTLSFYNVTYKTLSHLYTVRNLNFSEPVHPGFMVKNHAYVKLCSVEI